In Planifilum fimeticola, the DNA window ATCGGATGCCCGTCATCCTTCCGCGGTCCGCGGAAGACCTTTGGCTGGACCCCGGGGTGAGGGATCCCGATCTGCTCCGCCAACTGCTGGTTCCCTATCCGGATGAGTCCGTCCGGTTCTATCCCGTTTCCACCCTGGTCAATTCCCCTCGAAACGACACCGAAGCCTGCATCCGGCCGCTTGACGGCGAAGAAACATAAGCCGGTCTGCATCGACCGGCTTGATATTGTATAATGGGAACAGGCTCAAATCTGTGAACGCGCAACCCGCCACCACAGGCGGGATTTTGAAGGTCAGGAAGCGGGGAAGGATCTGCATGACACGGGAATCGACGAACAATCCTCTCCTGTGGGGAGAGAAACGATATCACACGTGGAATTACCATTTACGTCAAACCTTCGGCGAGAAGGTGTTCAAGGTCCCTTTGGACGGCGGCTTTACCTGCCCCAACCGGGACGGCACCGTCGCCGTCGGCGGCTGCACCTTTTGCAGTGCCCGGGGGTCCGGGGATTTTGCCGGCAACCGGCGCGACGATCTGGTGAAACAATTCCGGGAAGTGCGCGACCGGATGCATCAAAAATGGCCGCAGGCAAAGTATATCGGGTATTTCCAGGCCTTCAGCAACACCTACGCACCGGTGACCACCCTGCGCCCCATGTACGAGACCATTCTGGAGCAGGAGGGAGTGGTGGGCCTGTCCATCGCCACGCGTCCCGACTGCCTCCCCGATGATGTGGTGGAACTGCTTGCGGAACTCCACCAGCGGACCTATCTGTGGGTGGAGCTGGGCCTGCAGACGATTCACGACGAAACCTCCCGGCTGATCAACCGCGGCCATGATTACGCCTGCTTCCTCGAAGGAGTGGAGAAACTGCGGCGCCACGGGATCCGCACCTGCGCCCACATCATCTACGGCCTGCCCGGCGAGGACGAAGAGATGATGATGGAAACGGCCCGGGCTTGCGCCGCCATGGATATTCAGGGCATCAAGATTCACCTACTCCACCTGTTGAAAAACACGCCGATGGTAAAGCAGTACGAAGCGGGTTTGCTGCGCTTTCTGGACAAGGAGACTTATGTCCGCCTGGTGGTGGACACTTTGGAAATTCTGCCCCCCGACATGGTGATCCACCGGGTGACCGGGGACGGCCCCCCGGACCTGTTGATCGGTCCCCGGTGGAGCCTGAAAAAATGGGAAGTGCTGAATGCGATCGATGACGAATTGAAAAAGCGCAACACTTGGCAGGGCAAAAAATATTCCCCCGAATACCGCGCAGCCCTGTGAAGGTCCTCGGGCAAACCGCCCTATCAAGCATACCCCTTGAACCCTCTGGAAGGAGGCTTGTGATTCTCCGCAGGCGACGGAGAACGGGATCTTCGCCATGATTCTCCCTTCCATCCTTTCCCTGTCCAAACAGCTGATCCGGCAGGCGCTCCACCCGGGGGACGCGGCGGTGGACGCCACCGTGGGAAACGGACATGACACCCTCTTCCTCGCGGAAACGGTGGGGGCCTCCGGCCTCGTCTTCGGCTTCGATATCCAGGCGGAGGCGCTCCAAGCCGCGCGCTGCCGCCTGGAGGCGGCCAACCTGGAGGGACGGGTCACCCTGTTTAAGGAAAGCCACCACCGGATGGCGGATTGCCTGCCTGCCGAAGTGCACGGCCGGATCAAGGCCGTGATGTTCAATCTGGGATACCTTCCCCACGGCGACCATGCGATCATCACCCGCCCCGAAACCACCGTTCCCGCCCTGGATGCCGCTGCCCGACTCCTCGTCCCCGGAGGCATGATGAGCGTCGTCCTCTACACCGGTCACCCGGGTGGTCCCGAGGAATCCGAGGCGGTGATCCGGTGGGCGAAAAAGCTCAGCCCCCACCGGTTTCAAACCATGTGGGTTCAACTGCCCAACCGGAATCATGCCCCTTCCCTCCTTGCCGTGGAAAAGCGACGGGAAGCCCCTTAAAGGCAAAAAACCGGCCCGGAGCCGTTCATGTTCGGCTTCCGGGCCGGTAATTCATTTCCTGCCGCCTTACTTCGCTTCTTCCGGAACGGTGATGGTGCCCTCAAAATTCCCCTTCAGATCCATCTTCATGTCCTGGACGATGTCCACCTTGATATCCTTGATATCCATCTTCGCATTCATGGTTTGTTCCACTTTTTTCTGTTGGAAGTTGTTTTCATCGATCCAAACTTTTTGGACATACTTGTCCACCTTCACATTGATGTCATCCTTGCTGATGGGAAGGCTTTGCTCGAGTTGGGGCACCATGGCCGATCGGAGCGCATCTTCCATCTGTCCCAAAAACTCCGCATCGACGTCCTTCGTCACGGTCACCTCGATCACATAAGCCCCGTCTTCCTTGCTCATCTTCAGGTTTTCATCCTGCTTGTCGCCCCGGAGCTTATCCACGAACTGGCGCAACTGTTCCAGAGCTTGGTTGGGGGTCTGGGTTTGACCACCCATTTGCGCCATATCCAAACCGTCCAACTGGCCTTTCGTCCAGCCGCCCGTTTCCGTCTTCTGATACATCATGTTGTCAACCATGTAAATTTCCATGGGCATCTCTTGGCCCATCATTTTCATGGAACCCTTCATGTGCATGGCCAGCGGATCGGTCGTCATGTCCATGTCTATGTCGAAGGTTTGTTCAAGCTCCTCTTTCTGCCCGTTCAAATCCATGGTCATGGTCTGATTTCCGGTGATGGCATAGCTGAGTCCCTTCCCCTCTTTCAAGGCCTTATCGGCCTCAGACAGCACATCCTGCATGCCCAAGTTTTTCTTTTCTCCAGGCTTTTCGGCATCCGCCCCCTGCTCGGCGGAATTGCTGCATCCGGCAATCGTCAGCGCCGCCATCATCAACAAAATAAAAAAAGGACGCAAGATTTGTTTCACTGCTACGTCTCCCTCCACCAATGTTTTACTATGTAGAGTGAGTTTGCCGGAAAGTCCGG includes these proteins:
- a CDS encoding TIGR01212 family radical SAM protein (This family includes YhcC from E. coli K-12, an uncharacterized radical SAM protein.), with the translated sequence MTRESTNNPLLWGEKRYHTWNYHLRQTFGEKVFKVPLDGGFTCPNRDGTVAVGGCTFCSARGSGDFAGNRRDDLVKQFREVRDRMHQKWPQAKYIGYFQAFSNTYAPVTTLRPMYETILEQEGVVGLSIATRPDCLPDDVVELLAELHQRTYLWVELGLQTIHDETSRLINRGHDYACFLEGVEKLRRHGIRTCAHIIYGLPGEDEEMMMETARACAAMDIQGIKIHLLHLLKNTPMVKQYEAGLLRFLDKETYVRLVVDTLEILPPDMVIHRVTGDGPPDLLIGPRWSLKKWEVLNAIDDELKKRNTWQGKKYSPEYRAAL
- a CDS encoding class I SAM-dependent methyltransferase — protein: MILPSILSLSKQLIRQALHPGDAAVDATVGNGHDTLFLAETVGASGLVFGFDIQAEALQAARCRLEAANLEGRVTLFKESHHRMADCLPAEVHGRIKAVMFNLGYLPHGDHAIITRPETTVPALDAAARLLVPGGMMSVVLYTGHPGGPEESEAVIRWAKKLSPHRFQTMWVQLPNRNHAPSLLAVEKRREAP
- a CDS encoding DUF6612 family protein; translated protein: MKQILRPFFILLMMAALTIAGCSNSAEQGADAEKPGEKKNLGMQDVLSEADKALKEGKGLSYAITGNQTMTMDLNGQKEELEQTFDIDMDMTTDPLAMHMKGSMKMMGQEMPMEIYMVDNMMYQKTETGGWTKGQLDGLDMAQMGGQTQTPNQALEQLRQFVDKLRGDKQDENLKMSKEDGAYVIEVTVTKDVDAEFLGQMEDALRSAMVPQLEQSLPISKDDINVKVDKYVQKVWIDENNFQQKKVEQTMNAKMDIKDIKVDIVQDMKMDLKGNFEGTITVPEEAK